One region of Bactrocera neohumeralis isolate Rockhampton chromosome 5, APGP_CSIRO_Bneo_wtdbg2-racon-allhic-juicebox.fasta_v2, whole genome shotgun sequence genomic DNA includes:
- the LOC126759162 gene encoding N-acetylgalactosaminyltransferase 4 — MVKMRRRQVKRMMNKLIYFIVSIILLSFFTTMLVERRLRNVDDPTTVATDFNGDPVTPEVPRVRIRTHRPPKPPVQERMAMPIHEAVDDRASVDDSAAASGKSEKVTKIVKGIFTVPEAVGEKKDWEDSEQMERDAKRKGLGEHGEAAYVNDESLKELEKEMSLDNGFNALLSDLISVNRSVPDVRHEDCRHRPYLAKLPLTSIVLPFYNEHITVLQRSLHSIVNRTPRELLKEIIIVDDNSDREYLKTELEEYLSEHFGNLVKIVRLPERSGLITARLAGARAATGDVIVFFDSHIECNYNWLPPLIEPIAVNYKISTCPIVDIIHHSDFEYRGEQEQSSRGAFDWKFRYKQIDLLPEQLLNKTAPTANPIMMGGLFAISRQFFWELGGYDEGLDIWGAEQYELSLKIWMCGGMLFDVPCSRVAHVFRGPMKSRPSPRKHNFFGKNCKRVAEVWLDEYKKYIYMRNTEEYAAIDAGDLTAQRAVRERLNCKPFKWFLEEVAPDMLLKYPPDFPPTYASGAIQSAAYPHFCLDTMNRKSEEAVGLFYCADNKTHPHSNQDWELSFSRDLRHRDSEMCLDVQSMQENATVWMWPCHEQGGNQFFFYDREHQWLVKGQSGHMCLEAFVEGEEHAVYANMCDNSNPRMKWIFGMVNDTALDAFHEQLPHNA; from the exons ATGGTGAAAATGCGGCGACGCCAAGTGAAGCGCATGATGAACAAGCTGATCTACTTCATAGTCTCCATAATATTGCTGTCCTTCTTCACCACAATGCTGGTAGAGCGCCGACTGCGCAATGTTGATGATCCCACCACGGTCGCAACGGATTTCAATGGCGATCCCGTTACGCCAGAAGTACCACGTGTGCGCATACGCACGCACCGCCCGCCGAAGCCACCGGTACAAGAACGCATGGCGATGCCAATACATGAGGCGGTTGATGACAGAGCGTCGGTTGATGACAGTGCGGCAGCGAGCGGCAAATCTGAGAAAGTGACAAAAATTGTGAAGGGAATATTTACAGTACCCGAAGCCGTGGGTGAGAAGAAAGATTGGGAGGATTCGGAACAGATGGAACGTGATGCGAAGCGCAAAGGTTTGGGTGAACATGGTGAAGCAGCATATGTAAATGACGAAAGTCTGAAGGAGCTGGAGAAGGAAATGTCGCTGGACAATGGCTTCAACGCCTTACTATCGGACCTCATATCAGTAAATAGATCGGTGCCAGATGTCAGGCATGAAGA CTGCCGTCACAGACCTTACCTCGCCAAGTTGCCCTTGACCAGCATAGTCTTACCGTTCTATAACGAACACATCACGGTGCTACAGCGCTCACTGCACAGCATCGTCAACCGCACGCCCCGTGAATTGTTGAAAGAAATCATCATCGTTGACGACAACAGCGACCGTGAGTATCTTAAAACCGAACTTGAAGAATATTTGTCGGAACACTTCGGCAATCTGGTTAAAATCGTACGCTTGCCCGAGCGTTCAGGCCTGATAACCGCGCGCTTAGCAGGTGCACGCGCAGCCACCGGCGATGTTATAGTCTTCTTCGACTCGCACATCGAGTGCAATTACAATTGGCTACCGCCACTGATCGAACCGATCGCGGTTAACTACAAAATTTCAACTTGTCCGATTGTGGACATTATTCATCATAGCGACTTTGAATATCGCGGCGAACAGGAGCAGAGTTCACGTGGTGCTTTCGATTGGAAATTTCGCTATAAACAAATAGATTTACTGCCGGAACAATTACTGAACAAGACAGCGCCTACGGCAAATCCCATTATGATGGGTGGACTGTTCGCGATTAGTCGACAATTCTTCTGGGAGTTAGGTGGCTATGATGAGGGCTTAGATATCTGGGGCGCTGAACAGTATGAGCTCAGCTTAAAGATTTGGATGTGCGGCGGCATGCTTTTCGATGTGCCGTGTTCGCGTGTGGCGCACGTCTTTCGTGGACCGATGAAGTCACGACCAAGTCCGCGCAAGCACAACTTTTTCGGAAAG AATTGCAAGCGCGTTGCCGAAGTATGGCTGGACGAGTACAAAAAGTACATCTACATGCGCAACACAGAGGAGTACGCAGCCATCGATGCTGGAGATTTAACGGCGCAACGCGCTGTTCGCGAACGCCTCAACTGCAAGCCCTTTAAGTGGTTCTTAGAAGAAGTAGCGCCTGATATGTTGTTGAAGTATCCACCCGACTTTCCGCCAACTTATGCCTCGGGCGCAATACAAAGCGCCGCCTATCCACACTTCTGCCTTGATACTATGAATAGAAAAAGCGAAGAAGCTGTGGGTCTCTTCTACTGCGCTGACAATAAAACACATCCGCACAGCAATCAAGACTGGGAGTTAAGTTTTTCGCGCGATTTGCGGCATCGCGACAGCGAAATGTGTTTGGACGTGCAGTCGATGCAAGAAAACGCGACAGTTTGGATGTGGCCCTGCCACGAGCAGGGTGGCAACCAGTTCTTCTTTTATGATCGCGAACATCAGTGGCTGGTAAAAGGCCAAAGTGGACACATGTGCCTAGAGGCGTTTGTTGAAGGCGAGGAGCATGCAGTCTATGCGAATATGTGCGACAACTCCAATCCGCGCATGAAGTGGATCTTCGGCATGGTCAATGACACCGCACTGGACGCCTTCCACGAGCAGCTGCCGCACAACGCCTAA
- the LOC126759173 gene encoding LOW QUALITY PROTEIN: la-related protein Larp4B-like (The sequence of the model RefSeq protein was modified relative to this genomic sequence to represent the inferred CDS: inserted 1 base in 1 codon; substituted 1 base at 1 genomic stop codon): MTTDEVILRRDKAAANGEPFTEPPPRLRGQSAYLALLSSLATDLDIMLNDLRSSPGSRLLPPTHHLHQRSASNSSTASSPLTVGGAGGGGNAGSATGQTTTGYLHSALRSNHSNQFGQQQAANAQRQTTHVQPEKRQQQLQQQSKQAAKVQVIPAAATTTITTTTAATSSIPQRYNRYQYHNQQQQQHKPAQTHRCCASAANACNQAKNRTATTTKTAIGTTKVTATASTAKAAKTQTATATTTTITNSTTRYQQRHNPHATNRLHTSTVTPRAPRRLALDNKXPXGGGDARYSGCESAATAGNVVPLADDDAAAVATHCSGLSAEVRRIEKLPLWSYQHKQLQQPQRLQVQLLQQQRATKAIAVMHTAAAKTSAITGASTSLAASKQDAVSRMTHLGGSDASSGSAISGGGPYGASARLGVASAATTTSVTTLTTAQVMDYTRVDGYGTSGGGSDAFRLNWLQPATIFFG, encoded by the exons CTGCTCAGCTCGCTGGCAACGGATTTGGATATTATGCTCAATGACCTGCGCTCATCGCCAGGGTCGAGACTACTGCCGCCCACACATCATTTACATCAGCGCAGTGCTTCCAACTCATCAACTGCCTCATCACCGTTAACGGTTGGCGGCGCAGGTGGTGGCGGCAATGCGGGTAGTGCCACCGGGCAGACAACAACCGGCTATCTGCACAGCGCTTTGCGGAGCAACCACAGTAATCAATTTGGCCAACAGCAAGCGGCGAATGCACAACGCCAAACAACGCACGTGCAACCGGagaagcgacaacaacaactgcaacagcaGTCTAAGCAAGCAGCCAAAGTGCAAGTAATACCAGCTGcggccacaacaacaataacaaccacaaCGGCAGCTACATCCTCCATACCGCAACGTTATAATCGCTATCAATAccacaaccaacaacaacagcaacataagCCAGCGCAAACGCATCGTTGTTGCGCCTCGGCGGCAAATGCTTGCAATCAAGCGAAAAATcgcactgcaacaacaactaaaacagcAATTGGCACAACTAAGGTAACCGCCACAGCCTCCACCGCGAAGGCAGCTAAAACccaaacagcaacagcaacaacaaccacaataacCAACAGCACAACGCGTTATCAGCAGCGCCACAATCCACATGCCACAAACAGGTTGCACACGTCCACAGTCACTCCGCGAGCTCCACGACGACTAGCGTTGGACAACAAATGAC CCGGTGGCGGCGATGCTAGGTACAGCGGATGCGAATCGGCGGCAACAGCCGGAAATGTTGTGCCACTTGCTGATGACGACGCCGCTGCTGTTGCAACGCATTGCAGTGGTCTGTCCGCCGAGGTGCGTCGCATAGAAAAACTGCCTTTGTGGTCGTATCAGCACAAACAGTTGCAGCAGCCGCAAAGGTTGCAAGTAcaattgttgcaacaacaacgcgccacAAAAGCAATAGCCGTTATGCatacagcagcagcaaaaacaaGCGCTATAACGGGCGCTTCCACGTCGCTGGCAGCCAGCAAACAAGACGCGGTCAGTAGGATGACACATTTAGGTGGTTCCGACGCGTCAAGCGGAAGTGCTATTAGCGGTGGTGGTCCGTATGGTGCTTCCGCACGTCTTGGTGTGGCAAGCGCAGCAACTACAACCAGTGTTACAACACTCACGACGGCGCAAGTGATGGACTATACACGCGTCGATGGATATGGCACAAGTGGTGGCGGCAGCGACGCATTCCGATTGAACTGGTTGCAGCCAGCGACAATATTTTTTGGGTGA